From the Macrobrachium nipponense isolate FS-2020 chromosome 9, ASM1510439v2, whole genome shotgun sequence genome, the window ctatgggttaaatagcaaaactcagcaatgatggaaagaaatgaaggaataaacgacaacgacgtaaatggaacctctggcaacagaggagcctcgtccggcaaccaggtatacAACCCAATGTAGGGGaaggacggtcaggtacttggaggtcgtcatccagcaactgatcaaaaccacgacagtaatcaacagcctgagattggagctacagaggcaaaaaggaagaaatggacaagagaagaaaataaggaaatatggagatgctacatcagaagcaacccgacggagagaggatatagaagaagattgatcaacatctgggaTGAAGAGTTTAACAAcccacaccccccaaacagagcagaggctggcagaccaagtaaggaacataaagaaaaagaactggctctccccaacagaaagagaagaactggaaagggaaatgtcacacgacaacgaattacacgaagacgaactgagagacgatgccacagaagacgacagagaggatgaagtatcaaacaacgacacacgaagaaacaccgacgaagtaacagagaggacggaatgggtagaaaagattagacaatggatggagccagatacagagagaacaaagatcccctccatgaaagcctacaacaccaagaaattaagggagaaaacaagtgaggtcaatgggcctaatacacaccaccagtatcacagaaacaaataacttgacatatgcaggagcaagattagtagccgaactgatggggattcgaacaccaacaccaccgtcacaaccaacccaacagaaaccaaaaacagcaacctccttggaaaaggcgcctggaaaagcaaatcatggtgatgagatctgacttgagtaaactgaaagagatggcagaaaaagaaaaaaggctaagaagcaagaaaaacaagggaggaactcaacgagaaatacaaagtacaagagaggggactaaacaacacaatagaagatgtaaaacagaggcttaaggccaaagcacacaagatccaacggtacatgaacaggaataagggataccaacagaacaaactattcggaaccaacagaaaagactatacagccaactaagaggggagacaaccacccagaaattcctgaagccgaaccaagtaagagactctgggaaaacatatggagcaatccggtatcacacaacaaacatgcaacatggctccaggaagtcaggaagaagaaacagggagaataaaacaaagattcacagacatcacgacagacacagtcagacaccaactaaagaaaatgccaaactggaaagccccaggtccgatgaagtccatggatactggctcaaaaacttcaaggccctacacccacgaatagcagaacaactccagcattgtatctcaaatcaccaagcacccaaatggatgaaccacaggaagaacatccttagtacaaaaagacaagagtaagggaaatatagccagtaactacaggcctatcacctgcctaccaataatgtggaagttactaacaggtatcatcagtgaaaggctatacaactacctagaggagacaaacaccatcccacccccaccaacagaaaggctgcagaaggaagtgtaggggcacaaaagaccagctcctgatagacaaaatggtaatgaagaacagtaggagaaggaaaaccaacctaagcatggcatggatagactataagaaagccttcgacatgataccacacatggctaatagaatgcctgaaaaatatatggggcagaggaaaataccatcagcttcctcaaaaatacaatgtgcaactggaatacaatacttacaagctcaggaataagactagcagaggttaatatcaggagagggatcttccagggcgactcactgtccccactactcttcgtagtagccatgattcccatgacaaaagtactacagaagatggatgccgggtaccaactcaagaaaagaggcaacaaaatcaaccatctgatgttcatggacgacatcaagctgtatggtaagagccatcaaggaaatagataccctaatccagactgtaaggattgtatctggggacatcaggatggagtttggaatagaaaatgcgccgttagtcaacttacaaaaaggcaaagtaacgagaactgaagggataaagctaccatgatgggagcaacatcaaacacatagatgagacaggatacaaatacctgggaataatggaaggaggagatataaaacaccaagagatgaaggacacgatcaggaaagaatatatgcagagactcaaggcgatactcaagtcaaaactcaacgccggaaatatgataaaagccataaacacatgggcagtgccagtaatcagatacagcgcaggaatagtggaatggacgaaggcagaactccgcagcatagatcagaaaaccaggaaacaaatgacaatacacaaagcactacacccaagagcaaatacggacagactatacataacacgaaaggaaggagggagaggactactaagtatagaggactgcgtcaacatcgaaaacagagcgctggggcaatatctgaaaaccagtgaagacgagtggctaaagagtgcatgggaagaaggactaataaaagtagacgaagacccagaaatatacagagacaggagaaagacagaaagaacagagggactggcacaacaaaccaatgcacggacaatacatgagacagactaaagaactagccagcgatgacaattggcaatggctacagaggggagagctaaagaaggaaactgaaggaatgataacagcggcacaagatcaggccctaagaaccagatatgttcaaagtacgatagacggaaataacatctctcccatatgtaggaagtgcaatacgaaaaatgaaaccataaaccacatagcaagtgaatgcccggcacttgcacagaaccagtacaaaacgaggcatgattcagtggcaaaagccctccactggagcctgtgcaagaaacatcagctaccttgcagtaataagtggtacgagcaccaacctgaaggagtgaatagaaaaacgatcaggcaaagatcctctgggactatgtatcagaacggatagggtgatacgtgcaaacagaccagacgtgacgttgattgacaaagtcaagaagaaagtatcactcattgatgtcgcaataccatgggacaccagagttgaagagaaagagagggaaaaaatggataagtatcaagatctgaaaatagaaataagaaggatatgggatatgcagtggaatcgtacccataatcataggagcactaggcacgatcccaagatccctgaaaaggaatctagaaaaactagaggctgaagtagctccaggactgatgcagaagagtgtgatcctagaaacggcacacatagtaagaaaagtgatggactcctaaggaggcaggatgcaacccggaaccccacactataaataccacccagtcgaattggaggactgtgatagagcaaaaaaaaaaaaaaaaaaaaaaaaaataataataataataataataataataataataatagtgtacttaggaatcagaccctctctcaagcatactttagttaaaagtaatggttacttcagcagcgtaacagagagattcttttttttttttatttgaaaaaggagAAGAATTTCAACAAGCGTGACGCTattaagtagccattacttttttttaataataataataataataataataataataataataataataataataataataataataataataacattgctcCAGTTGTTAATGCAATAACTCTATGACTTTCTTATAGTTCATAATACTAATCctgttattgaaaaagaaacccacaaattcaatttgtaacttgtttacttctaagtatttacatttagtttttactccacactcgagtactttcaggaccattctgtggcccattctcaagagatgtttgggatgttagcctgggtcaaggcccagcagtcttcttgacccaggctaacatcccaaacatctcttgagaatgggccacagaagggcctgaaagtactcgagtgtggagtaaaactaaatgtaaatacttagaagttaacaagttacaaattgaatttgtgggtttctttttcaatcttcagaagaaaactgaaagaagtttttgtttggttaatcctGTTATTCATTGACATTTGCTCTTAAATACCCACGGCTATTTAGACTGAGTTCCTCAGGTGGGAACACCGTTTGTGGtttgaaaaatgtcaaaataccaGCCACATCACAGCAGCGTCTCTTACACAAGAACAAAGACAAGACATTACAATATTTCAGCGTCTTACGACAGAATTTTATTAAGcagattatttaatttttgttggtatcGAGCTGAGTTCGAATGCATTTTTATCAATCTAATGaccaatggttttttttatagcactaaaggaaaagggagaaaagaaaatGGGGAAATTATGCTGAAAATCTGTATTGGGAACATTTATAATTTCTCTAGCCACGATAATATATGATAAAGTGTTCTGAAAAATCACATTTATATGATTGCATATAAaccatagaaaaaataattattaatatcattataacaATCGACGATATTTCCCCTAAAGAGAATATCAGTCTAAACTGTTTAAATATGAATCTTCAGTTAAGAATATAAGATTTAACCTTCCTTCCGCATTCCACGGTATACTTTAATTTACTGTCTTCTCTCGATGTCGCTGGGGAACATGACTTGGAAAATAATGCAGCGCTGTTAGTAATTACTCTTCTTCAATGCACTGATCTCTGAGCAAAATaaacaggttatatatatatgtatatgcatatatatataaattatatatatatatatatatatatatatatatatatgtatatatatatatagtataatacatatacacatatacatacatatatatatatatatatgtatgtatgtatacacacacacgcatatatatgtatatatatatatatatatatatatatatatatatatatatatatatatatatacatatatatatatatatatatatatatatatatatatatatatatatatatatatacatatatatgcgtgtgcgtgtaacatacatacatacatacatatatatatatatatatatatatatatatatatatatatatatatgctatatatatataacctgtttCTATTTTGCTCAGAGGTCAGTGCATTGAGGAAGAGTAATTACTAACAGCGCTGCATTATTTTCCAAGTCATGTTCCCCAGCGACATCGAGAGAAGACAGTAAATTAAAGTATACGGTGGAATGCGGAAGGAAGGTTAAATCTTATATTCTTAATTGAAGATTCATATTTAAACAGTTTAGACTGATATTCTCTTTAGGGGAAATATCGTCGCTTGCTATATACTCAAACAGTAAACGAAAGCATGGGCACAGCTATGAAAAAAAGGCATCAAGAGTTAGAAACTATTAAGCAACGTAAAGCACGTAACTGGTAACAGCATTCAGCAGGTAATCGACAGTTGTTGGTACATGTATATTTAGCAGCCTACTCAGAACTCTTTCAGTTCTCCTCAGAGAATTTCGCTGCCTAAGCCGTTGAATATTGTTAGAAAACAGTTATCTCTGTCGTCGACTATAGCGAGGCCTCTGCTTTCTTGCTACTTGCATGATTAAATAATGAAGCAACTAGAGTCTATATTATTCTAATCATTACATTATTCACTCTAAAGAGCCCTTCGCTTAAATTTCGGAAGACTTCAAAGTTACTTAAAACAGGCTCAATTGCATTGTCAGTAACCCTTGTACGACCCACTTGTgagattttcttcattatttcttattcttGAGACCAAATTTATGTTATAGGTGTTACATGATTACTTACAATACTTTTTTGAAGACAAAACAAGACCTGTTATTTTGTTCTTGCTTTATTATATTTGGTTGTCTAAACCCCTTAAACTGCATAAACTGCATCGAGTTGCCTTTCTTGATTCTTAATGCTAGATCAGAACTCTTTCAAGAGGACCAGAGAGCATTAGACTCAGGCTGCTCAATAGACAAATAGTTGGCAATTCACggtttaatttttaagaaatattcgcTAGTTGTTAActaattctttcatttcagtcATAAGCTTGGCTATTGGTGCGTTATCTTTTAGTTTCTTTTCAACAATCATTCAAAATTTTACCGTTAAGTTTATTACTTTATGACCATAAACTCTTGAAAAAAGCTATGTCATAACAAACAGCATAAGTAAagggaacttaaaaaaaaaaaaatcgttattagTGACCATGCATATGCCATTGCTATAGTAGAAAGGGAAGTAACTAGTTTCACAATGCTCAGGTACCCATCTGAACTTTGAATCTTAATGAACTAATCACTTATAAAAGGTTCAGGTATCAACTGGTGACAGATGGCCCGAGGtaaaagggaaaattactttCCAAATACCCCCGTTCCTAGTGTAATGATTTTGCATTGCTTTCCAAAGTGActtcttaacaataagataggGAACAActaccttctttttattttctattcatgaATTCATCATTAACTTAAGAATGTAAATGTCTGATGGCCAGGGATATGTTCATATTACATTTAAGAATAACCTTtcttaaaaactttttccttgtgCTTTGGTGAGGTTTAATATGCAATTATTGTTCTTAGGTCGCTTAGGactcgctgaacagcagcaaccAATACGCAGTAAATGGCCTCGCTGTCTAacatctcagttccagaggtcatgtATTCCCCAcatcgttggactgtggaacagcctcccagaggatgtcgtgcagttggaacttgaGAAGTTCCATTACTTCCCTAATACTAATcgtcttgcattttaatatatttctatctttttatgtattgattaattattttttttatttcttaataagtgggatctctttttctctgtatttcactttactttctcttatttcttcctaatgaacactatattctttggaagcttgaatttcaagtcaatggcccctgtgggtttgttccatctGAATATGTTCATCTACTGagtaaatgatagaaataataataataataataataataataataataataataataataataataataataataataataataataataataataataataataatatgttctattgaaggagattgctgcttcagctactttgattttatataaattttttttattcttcttattacggcgtTTTCAATGTTACATGACCTATGCAACATTTCTGTAACATCAACGCAGTTAAAGCTGCAGTCTCCCTGaatagaacatgcttgaaagagggtcctctacctaaataataataataatctaataataataataataatcaataataataataatacaataataataactaataaataaaactaataataataataatataaaatgaagttttattaatttttggaaGTAGAAAAAAAGACTGCGCATATACcgaaaataatttattcatttacattacaGCTAAATATCATGCAACTAATCATACTTAGGAATTTAGCAAAGttctctgtgtatatgtatatgagataCTGGCGTTTTAGAATGAGGGGACACCATATCCTCTTGAAATAGATCCACCGTGTCCTTTGCTTCCTGCTCCACCGAAGGAGGAACCATGGCTTATGCCGCTTCCGTGGCTTCCAAAGGAACCGCCAAGACTTCCTACGGAACCTCCGTGTCCTCCAAAGGAACCACTGTGTCCTCCAAAGGAGCCACCGTGACCACCAAGGGATCCACCGTGACCTCCAATGGCTCCACCGTGACCTCCAATGGCTCCACCGTGACCTCCAAGGGATCCACCGTGACCTCCGAGGGATCCACTGTGGCCTCCAATGGCACCACCGTGACTTCCAAAGGAACTGCTGTGACCTCCAAAGGAGCCACCTTTGCTTCCAAGGGACCCACCGTGACCTCCAAGGGATCCACTGTGACCTCCAAAGGAACTATCGTGTCCTCCGAAGGAGCCACCTTTACCTCCAAGGGATCCACCGTGACCTCCGAAGGAACTATCGTGTCCTCCAAAGGAGCCACCTTTGCTTCCAATGGATCCACCGTGACCGCCAAGGGATCCACCGTGACCTCCGAAGGAACTATCGTGTCCTCCAAAGGAGCCGCCGCCGAAGCCTCCAAGGGAGTTGCTGTGACCACCAAGGCTGCTGCCATGACCTCCAAAACTGTCACCATGTCCTCCGGAGATGCCTCCATGACTTCCAAAACCACCAGATGTGACCTCCGAAAGAACCAGCGTGGCCTCCTACTGATCCTCCGGGGCCACCGAATGAACCATATGTCTCCAAGTCACCACCATGTCCTCCAATAGAACCACCGTGACCTCCATGTCCTCCTCCGAGTTTTTCAGCCAAAGCAGAGGAAGCGACGAGGGCCAGACATAAAGCGAATTTTAGGGCAACCTGGAAAGAGGTAataaaaaactgcttattttcAATTCAGttgtaatttaaaattaaaataaaactgttaTCCACAACTTTGGTATGAAAGGATTGACTCTAATCATACAAAGATTTGCTGGGATTTTATCTAATAGGATTTTTCTGAAATTTCCTAAGAATAGTCTATTGTTTTGCTTTTCTCATGAGAAATAAGGAGGCTGAAGAAACCCTTCAATAAAATCCTTCTCTTACATTTACGTAAGATGGCTAATTGTTATTCATTACCAAAGTGATTACAGATATAGAATTAATAAAATGAGCAAATGACTTCATTATGACATGCAAGTATTAAGAAGAACGACGCAAGTTGCCATTTAAGAATCTGCTgtagaagaggaaaagagagagagagagagagagagagagagagagagagaggagagagagagagagaaacgtaccCCGGCAGCTCCGTCGTAAACAGCAACTTACTTTTAACAAGGACGCTCTAAAAAATTCAGCTTTCACAGATTGCTACAAAGAGTGATGAAAACCAAATGCGATACGCAGGAAATTTGTTTGTTTAAGAATGCAAGAGAGAGGGGATGTGTAGTAAGCTCAGTAAAACTTAAGAATCTAAAGATTAAGATGCTCCCTTAGACAAGTAGAAATTAACTAAATTGGGAAAAACGTTCTACTTTTAGGCAGCGACGCATTGCGGAGAAATGTTTGATGTTAAAATGCATCCATGGTCATACGGAAATTTGTAAATTGGT encodes:
- the LOC135218214 gene encoding keratin, type I cytoskeletal 9-like, with translation EATLVLSEVTSGGFGSHGGISGGHGDSFGGHGSSLGGHSNSLGGFGGGSFGGHDSSFGGHGGSLGGHGGSIGSKGGSFGGHDSSFGGHGGSLGGKGGSFGGHDSSFGGHSGSLGGHGGSLGSKGGSFGGHSSSFGSHGGAIGGHSGSLGGHGGSLGGHGGAIGGHGGAIGGHGGSLGGHGGSFGGHSGSFGGHGGSVGSLGGSFGSHGSGISHGSSFGGAGSKGHGGSISRGYGVPSF